The following coding sequences are from one Salvia hispanica cultivar TCC Black 2014 chromosome 3, UniMelb_Shisp_WGS_1.0, whole genome shotgun sequence window:
- the LOC125215741 gene encoding heavy metal-associated isoprenylated plant protein 23, giving the protein MGVSGTLEYISEMMSSSHKHKKKKKQFQTVNLKVRMDCDGCELKVKNALSSLSGVKSVEINRKQQKVTVTGYVEQAKVLKKAKATGKKAEIWPYVPYNLVSQPYAPQAYDKKAPPGFVRKVENPVASVKYDDPYIAMFSDDNPNACSLM; this is encoded by the exons atgggtGTATCAGGAACATTAGAATACATTTCAGAGATGATGAGCAGCAGCCACAAacacaaaaagaagaagaagcaattCCAAACTGTAAACCTCAAGGTCAGAATGGACTGCGATGGCTGTGAGCTCAAAGTCAAGAACGCCTTATCTTCTCTCTCTG GAGTGAAGTCTGTGGAGATAAACAGGAAGCAGCAGAAGGTGACGGTGACGGGGTACGTGGAGCAAGCCAAGGTGCTCAAGAAGGCCAAGGCAACGGGGAAGAAGGCCGAGATTTGGCCCTATGTTCCGTACAATCTGGTTTCCCAGCCCTACGCGCCGCAGGCCTATGACAAGAAGGCTCCACCGGGCTTCGTTAGGAAAGTCGAAAACCCGGTCGCCTCCGTCAAGTATGATGATCCCTACATTGCTATGTTTAGCGATGACAATCCAAATGCATGCTCCCTAATGTAG